GGACGCGACGGCGGCGGCGAGGAGGGTCGCCACGTCCGGTATCTGGGTGTCGCTGCCGGTCAGCAGATCAGAGGCGGGCACGTCGCCCAACGCTACCGCCCGCGGCGGACACCCGCGCCTCCCCCGGAGTTATCCACAATCTCGGGGAGCGTGGCCGCCGGACGCCGTCGCTGCCAGCCTCGAACGCATGACACCCTTGGTGATCCGATCGGCACAGGACGCCATCGCGGCCGTCCCCTACCTGCTGGGCTTCCACCCGTCCCGGAGCCTCGTCGTGATCGGCTTCGACGGGGCCGCGCACGGCACGTGCGCCGTGCGGCTCGACTTACCGGCCGCCGACGCCGCGCCGAAGGTGGCGGCGCTCCTCGCCGGCAACGGCTTCGCCCGCTCCCTCGTCCTCGGCTACGGGCCGGCGGACGAGGTCGGAGTGTCCGCGGCCGCGATGCGGGCCGCGCTGGAGTCGGCGGGCGTCCCCGCCGCCGAGGCGATCCGCGTCGCCGACGGCCGGTGGTGGTCGCTCACCTGCGACGACGACTGCTGCCCGGCCGAGGGCACCCCGTACGACATCTCCGGCAGCGTCCTGGCCGCCCAAGCGACCTTCGCCGGCCACGTCGCCCTCGCCGACCGGGCCGAACTCGTCCGCTCCGTGCAGCCGCTCGACGGCCCGGTCCGCGCCGCCATGCGCGCGGCCACCGAACGCGCGGAGCGACAACCCCGCGGCGGCACCGGCGACGACCTCGCCTTCGTCCTCGACCTCCTCGCCCGCCGCACTGCCCCGACCGACGACGAGACCGCCCGGCTGGGCATCCTCCTCACCGACCTGCGCCTCCGCGACGAGGCATGGATCCGCATAGACGAAGACGCCCCCACCGCCGACATAGCCTTCTGGCGCGACATCCTCCGCCGCGTGGAAACCCGCTACGCCGCCGCCCCGGCGTCCCTTCTCGCCTTCGCCGCCTACACCGCGGGCGACGGCGGCCTGGCCAACGTGGCCCTGGAACGAGCCCTCGACGTCGACCCGGCGTACTCCATGGCCATCCTGCTCCGCGAGGTGATCAACGCCGGCATCCCGCCCTCGAAGGTCCGCCTGCACATGACCCCCGACCAACTGGCAGCCGCCTACAACGAACACCGCAAGGCCAGCTGACGATGACCACAGCCCAGCGAGCCACGCAACGCGCACCGCCCTTACCCCCACCCACCGCGCCCACCGGAAGCCCGACCAGCGGCTGCCCGCCTACACCCACGCCGAAATACCAACGGCGGGCGGGGAGTTCCGGCTGCGCGCGTCCGGCCGAAGTTAAAGATGTCGGTGTGGTCGGCTGTGGTGTCGGGGTGTTAGGGGGCTACGGCTTCGCCGGGGGCGCCGGGGTCTATACGGCGGTCCGGGTTGCGGGCGTTCCAGGCGCGCATGCGGGCCGGGTAGCCGACGATCTGGACGTCGTAGACGGGCAGTTTCAGGTCGCGGGCGACCTTGGCGATGACCTCGGGCGAGCCCACGCGGCGGCGGGTCCACTCGCCGTCGTGGGCCACGGCGACGGCCGTGGTGTCGGTGGCGAACGTCTCCGGCTCGACGAAGAACTCCACGCCGCGTCGGCTGCGGGCGAACGCGATCAGCGCCTCGATGTCGGAGTCGGTCGCCTCGCGGTCGAGCCTCGTGACCGTGGACCCGCGCTTCCGGCGGTTCTTGCGGATACCGAATCGATCCCGGAACCTCATGCCTGTCCCGTCGTCTGGTTCGGCCCCGGACCTGATTCCGGGGGCGCTGCGGACTAAGACGATAACGCCCGTGCGTTGTTCTTGGTTCCCGACACGGTGGCGCGTCCGCCTGGAACGGCGCGCTGCAGCCATACACTGAGAGATTCTGGGGGAACATCATCGGGGGACATGGGGCGATGAGCCTGCTTCGACGGGTGTCCGCCGCCGTGCTCGTGGCGGCGATGTTCGGATGGTTGAGCACATTGGCTCCGCACGACGGGGTGCTGCGGCTCACCGCGGCGCAGAACAAGGCTCCCGCGGCCGGGAGCGAGGCGCCCAGGGCCGGGAGCGAGACGCCCGGGACCGGGGACGGGGCTTCCGCGGCCGAGAGCGAGGCGCCCAAGCCGAAGCCGCCGCCGGACTGCACCAAGGTGAAGTGCGTCGCGCTGACGTTCGACGACGGGCCCACCGAGAGCACCCGCGAGTTGCTGGACGTGCTCGCGGCCCGCGACGTCAAGGCGACGTTCTTCCTGGTGGGGCGGAACGTCGAGAAGCACCCGGAGCTCGTGCGGCGCGAGCATCGGGAGGGCCATGAGCTCGCCGGCCACAGCTTCACGCACGCCGACCTCGGCAAGTCGTCCAAGAAGAAGATCACGTCGGAGCTGTCCCGGACGCAGGACGCGATCCGCCGCGCGACCGGGGCCACGCCCGACCTGATGCGGCCGCCGTACGGGTCGACGTCGAAGCAGCTCGTGAAGCTCGCGCGGGAGATGGGCATGGCCCAGGTGATGTGGACCGTCGACCCGTTGGACTGGCGGAACCGTGACAGCGACGCCGTCGAGCGCCGGGTCGTGAAGTCGGTGAAGCCGGGCAGCATCGTGCTGCTGCACGACATCCACCGGACGACCGTCCGGGCGGTCCCCGGCATCATCGACGAGCTCAAGGCCGAGGGATACGAGTTCGTGACCGCCTCCGAACTGTTCGGCGGGAAGCTGACCCCGGGGAAGGAGTACCGGGAACTGGAATCAGGGGACGGTCAGGGTCATCCCTGATTCCGCGCGGTGCCGCGCCCGCCGACGATGAAGCCATGAACAGTAGCCACGCGGTGGGGGATCTGAGGGTCTCGGACGCCGAACGGGAGTCGGTCATCGAGCGCCTCCAGGACGCGTACGCCGAGGGCCGGATCGACCACGAGGAATTCGACCTGCGCACGCACCTGGCGATGACGGCCAAGACGCGCGGCGACCTGAGCGGGCTGACCGCCGACCTCGCGCCGGCGCCGTGGCCGGGAGGCGGCAAAGGCGCCCCCTGGGAGGTCCAGGGGGCGCCCACGGGGGAGGACCGCATGCTCGCCGCGGCGGCGCACGCCGTGGCCGTCCCGACCCTGTTCGTGGGGCCGCTCGTGCTGATGCTGCTGAGCGGCAAGCGGTCGGAGTACGTGCGGCGCCATGCGGCGGAGGCCGTGAACTTCCAGATCACGCTCCTCCTGCTGACGATCGTCACGTTCGGCATCGGGGGCGTCGTGTACGCGGTGGCGTGGGTCCTGTCGGCCGTCGCCGCCGTTTACGCCCTGGCCGGCAGCGGCAGGTTCCGCTACCCGTGGATCCTCCGCCTGGTGAGGTGACCTCCTCGTACGCCGGGCGGGCCGCGGCCGGGGGCCGTGGCCGCCGGCGGGCGCGTGTTTGTCCCCGTGGGGCCGGGGGGAGATGTTGACGAGGCCGCGCAGTTGCGGTTCCGTCGCCTCCAGGAGATGAATCGACGCCCATGTACGCGACCGAGGAGTTATTCCCTTCCCTGCCTGTGACTCCCGCAACGTCCAAATTATGTGGACCGTGCATGGGATGATCGATTAACTGTGTCCGGGAGGGGCAGATGACGGAGCTTGCGGTCAAGGACGATCACCAGCGGGCGGTCGAGGCGCTCAAGAGGTCCTACGAGGCGATACCGGCGGGCACGCCGGTGCGGCTGGCGAAGCGGACCTCGAACCTGTTCCGGTGGCGCGAACCCTCGGACGCGCCGGGCCTGGACGTCTCCGGGTTCAACCGGGTGCTGAGCGTCGACCCCGAGGAGCGGACCGCGCAGGTCCAGGGGATGACGACGTACGAGGACCTCGTCGACGCGACGCTTCCGCACGGGCTGATGCCGACGGTCGTCCCGCAGCTGAAGACGATCACGCTGGGCGGGGCGGTGACGGGGCTCGGCATCGAGTCGACGTCGTTCCGCGACGGGCTGCCGCACGAGGCGGTCCTGGAGATGGAGGTCCTCACCGGCGACGGGCGGGTCGTGGTCGCGACGAGGGACAACGAGCACGCCGACCTCTTCTACGGCTTCCCGAACAGCTACGGGACGCTCGGCTACACGCTGCGGCTGAAGATCGAGCTGAGGCCGGTCAGGCCGTACGTGCGGCTGCGGCACCTGCGGTTCGGCGACGCGGCGGAGCTGTCCCGGGTGATGGGGGAGATCACCGAGTCCGGCGAGTTCGAGGGCGAGTCCGTCGACTTCATGGACGGGACGGTCTTCAGCGCCGGCGAGCAGTACATCACGCTGGGGTTCTTCGCGGACTCGGCGCCGTACACGTCCGACTACACCGGCCAGCGGATCTACTACCGGTCGATCCAGGAGCGGTCCGTCGACTTCCTGACGATCCGCGACTACATCTGGCGGTGGGACACCGACTGGTTCTGGTGCTCGGGCGCGTTCGGCGTGCAGAACCCCGTCGTCCGGCGGCTGTGGCCCGACAGGTTCAAGCGGTCGGACGTGTACCGCAAGCTCGTGGCCTACGACCGGCGGTACCACTTCGTCGCGCGGGCGGACCGGTGGCGCGGGCTGCGGCCCCGCGAGGACGTCATCCAGGACATCGAGGTGCCGGTCGAGCGGCTCCCCGAGTTCCTGGAGTTCTTCCACGACAAGATCGGGATGAGTCCCGTCTGGCTGTGCCCGCTGCGCGCGAAGGAGCGGTGGCCGCTGTACCCGCTGGACGTGGGCCGCCCGTACGTGAACGTGGGCTTCTGGGGGACGGTCCGGCTCCCGCCGGGGCAGATCCCCGAGTACCACAACCGGCTCATCGAGCGTAAGGTCGCGGCGCTCGACGGGCACAAGTCCCTCTACTCGACCGCCTTCTACAGCAGAGACGAATTCTGGCGTTACTACGACGGCGAGACCTACCGGCGGCTCAAGGGGGCGTACGACCCCGGTGAGCGGCTGCTGGATCTCTACGACAAGTGCGTGCGCGGACGCTGACCAGGCGTCCGCCGTTTCGGGGGACCCGGACGGTGGCCGGCCATCGCGGGCCCGGCCGGGCCGGAGTGACAGGGAGGGATACAGATGACGCTGGCCAGGGTCTTCGAGCGGCTCGCCGGGGCTGAGGCGCCAGTGGAGTTCACGGCGTACGACGGATCGCGGGCGGGGGTGCCCGGCGCCGACATCCGGTTCCACGTGAGTTCGCCCTACGCGGTGTCGTACCTGCTGCACTCGCCGGGGGCTCTGGGGCTGGCCCGCGCCTACGTCACCGGCATGATCGACGTCAGCGGCGACATGATCACGGCGCTGACGACGATGCAGCAGGTCCTCCAGGAGGTGACGACGCGCGACAAGGTGCGGATCCTCGGGGGCGTGCTGGGCGATCCGCTGCTGCGGGCCGCGATCACGCGACGGCTCGACCCTCCGCCGCAGGAGGCGCCGTTCAGCCGCATCCCGTCGTGGCTGCGGCACACCAAGCGCCGGGACGCGAAAGCGATCTCGCACCACTACGACGTGTCCAACACCTTCTACGAGTGGGTCCTCGGGCCGTCCATGGCCTACACGTGCGCGTGCTACCCCAGGGAGGACGCCACGCTGGAGGAGGCGCAGTACAACAAGCACGACCTGGTCGCCAAGAAGCTCGGTCTGAAGCCGGGGATGCGGCTGCTGGACGTGGGCTGCGGCTGGGGCGGCATGGTGATGCACGCCGCGAAGGAGTACGGCGTCCGGGCGCTCGGCGTCACGCTGTCCAAGCAGCAGGCGGAGTGGGCGCAGAAGGCCATCGCGGACCGGGGCCTGTCCGACCTCGCGGAGGTCCGTCACCTGGACTACCGCGACGTCACCGAGACGGGTTTCGACGCGATCAGCTCCATCGGCCTCACCGAGCACATCGGCAAGGCGAACCTGCCCGCGTACTTCTCGTTCCTGTACGGGAAGCTGCGCAAGGGCGGGCGGATGCTGAACCACACCATCACGCGTCCGGACAACATGGCCCCGCCCCGCAAGGAGAACGGGTTCATCAACCGGTACGTGTTCCCGGACGGTGAGCTGGAGGGGCCCGGCTACGTCCAGACGCAGATGAACGACGCGGGGTTCGAGATCCGCCACCAGGAGAACCTGCGCGAGCACTACGCCCGCACGCTGACCGCGTGGTGCAAGAACCTCGACGAGCACTGGGACGAGGCCGTCGCAGAGGTCGGCGAGGGCACGGCCCGCGTATGGCGGGTCTACATGGCCGGCTGCGTGCTCGGCTTCAACCAGAACTGGATCCAGCTGCACCAGACGCTCGGCGTCAAGCTCCACGACGACGGCAGGAGCAACATGCCCCTGCGTCCCGACTGGGGTCCGTGAGGCCCGAGCCCGGATTCCACACCCGAAGCGTCTAGATGAGCCGACCGGGACGTCCCGGTCGGCTCGTCCCTTGTCGAGTCCGGGGGCGGGGCAGCGTGTCGAGGGTGGAAGCGAATGCGGAGGGCGGCCGTCGCGCCGTCCCCATGCCGAGCCGGGGCGCTCCAACCGCGGGTCAACATTCCGTGCGGTGCCTATCAGTGCAGGCCAGGCGGGGTAGGCGGTCTTCAGGGACGTCTAGTTCGGGGGACGGCAGCGATGCACATCCGGTCCCCGGTGAAGCCGATGCTGGCCGTGACGGTCGACCGCATCCCGCCGCCGCAGTCGTGCCCGGGCGGCTGCCTGTACGAGCCGAAGTTCGACGGGTTCCGCGCGGTGGCCCGCGTGGACGAGGAGGGCGCCGTCGACCTGTGGTCCCGCCGCCGCGTCCGGTTCGACGACGCGTTCCCCGAGATCGTCGAAGCGGTCCGGGAGCGGATCGAGCCCGGGACGGTCGTCGACGGCGAGATCGTCCGGTGGGGCGAGGACGGGCGCCTCGACTTCGGCGCCCTGCAGCGCCGCCACGTCGCCGGGCGCCGCCGCGCCGAGTACGCGCGGACCGAGCCCTGCCACTACGTGGTGTTCGACGTCCTCGAGTCCGGCGGCGTGGACCTGCGTCCCCGGCCGCTGCGGGAGCGCCGCGCGGTCCTGGAGTCGCTGCTCGGCGGCGACCTCTCGGCGGGACGGGTCGTCGTCACCCCGCAGACCGCCGACGCCGAGGAGGCGGAGCTGTGGTTCGACGCCCTCGCCGCCCTGGGCATCGAGGGCGTCATGGTCAAGGACGCCGACGGCCCCTATCTGGAGGGCCGCCGCCGCTGGCGGAAGGTGAAGCGCCGCATCACGACCGAGGCGATCGTCGGCGGGGTCACCGGCACCCCGCGGGCGCCCGAGACGCTGATCCTCGGCCGCTACGACGCCGACGGCAGGCTCCGGGTCGTCGCGCGGACCGCGCCGCTGCCGCCCGCCGCGCGGACGTCGCTGGCGGAACTGCTGCACCACGCCGGGCCCGGCCATCCGTGGCCGGCGGAGCTGCCCGCCGGGTTCGCCGGCGGGCCGTACGGGTCGCATCCGCCGATCCGCTACGTCCGGACGGAGCCGGAGGTCGTCGTGGAGTTCAGCGCGGACGCGGCGTTGGACGACGGCCGCTGGCGGCACGCCGTCCGCTTCGTCCGCGTAAGGAGGGACCTGGACCCGTCGCAGGTGCCGTTGTTCGGCGAACCTCCCTGACGTCTACTTCAGCCAGTCCAGGATGAGGCCGTTGACGTCCTGCGGGCGGTCCAGGTGGAGGAAGTGGCCCGCGCCAGGGACCAGGTGGGCGCGCGACCCCGGCGGGAGGGCCGCCTCGACGGCACCGAGGTCGCCGCCCGGGGCGACGACGTCCGCGCCCAGGCAGCCGTCGTCGGAGCCGTGCAGGTACAGGACGGGCTTCTCGCCGACCTTGGCCGTCGCCTCCTGCTCCGCCGCGTAGCGCTCGACGAGCCGGGACGGGTCGAGCATCGCGCGGTAGTACCCGATCGCCGCCGAGACGTTCTCGGGGGCCGCCAGGCACTCCATGACGCGGTCGACGTCCTGCGAACGGTCGCGGCCGTCGTCGGGGGACCAGTCGCGCCAGAGCCCCTCGACGAACGCGCGGTTCAGCGCGGCCTCGGCGAGCGGCGTCTGGAAGACGAAGATGTAGAACGACCGCTTGAGCTGCTCGTAGTCGAAGAACGCCGTGGTCATCACCGAGATCGGCGGGACGGACAGCGCCACGACCCTGCGCCACCGCTGCGGGGCGGCGTTCGCGGCGCCGTAGGTGGCGAAGGCCCCCCAGTCGTGGCCGATGACGACGGCGTCGGGGCCGCCGCCGAGGGCGTCGTGCAGGGCGACGGCGTCGGCGGCGAGCGCGCCGGCCTGGTAGGCGCCGTCCTCGGGGACGGACGTGGGGGCGTAACCCCGCATGAACGGGGCGACGGCGCGGTAACCGGCGGCGGCGAGCTCGGGCATGAGGTGCCGCCAGGTGTGCGCCGAGTCGGGGAAGCCGTGCAGGAGCAGCGCCAGGGGCCCGTCGGCCGGGCCCGCCTCCAGGTAGCCGAAGTCCAGTCCGTTCGCGGTGACCGATCCAGTCGTGATGTCGCTCATGTCCGCCTCCTCGGTTAGCGGCGCACGCTACCGCGCGGCCGCGCCGGGAAGATCGGCCGGGGGTGGCCGTCGTGGGCCGGACGTTCGGGACGGCCGTCCGGAAGGGGCGTCCACCGGCCGGAGACGGCTAATGTGAGCGGCGTCACCGTGCCCTTGAGTGTGCACCATCGGCTTTACTTTGAGAGGCTTCCTGTAAACCGAATCTGGTTCGGAATGATGAGGTGGTGGGTAGGTGCTCAAGGTCGAGGACATCAACCTGACGGACTGGGACTTCTGGCGTCAGCCGCACGACTACCGGCACGAGGCGTTCAAGGCCCTGCGCCGGCATTCCGAGCTGGTGCTCTTCGAGGAACCCGACATCGTCATCATGCCGAAGGGGCCGGGCTACTACGCGCTGACCCGGCACGCCGACATCGTCGAGGCGTCCCGGCGCCCCCAGGACTTCTGCTCCGGCAAGGGCGCCATCAGCATCCCGGACATGCCCGGCGACATGCACGAGTTCTTCGGCTCGATGATCAGCATGGACGACCCGCGGCACGCCAAGATCAGGCGGATCGTGTCCCGGGCGTTCTCCCCGCGCATGATCCAGCGGTTCGAGGACAAGGTCGAGGCCGTCGCCGCGGAGATCGTCGAGAACGTCGCGGCGGGCCGCGGCTCGGGCGACTTCGTCTCCGACGTCGCCGCCCGGCTCCCCCTGAAGATCATCTGCGACATGATGGGGATCGACGAGCGGCACTACCAGACCGTCCTGGACGCCACGAACGTCATCCTCGCCGGCAACGACGCGGAGTTCATCCCCACCCAGGACCCCGAGCAGACGGCGATGGCGCTGCTCTCCGCCGGCGAGACGCTCAAGGGCCTGGTCGAGGAGCTCGGGCGGCAGCGCCGCACCGACCCCACCGACGACCTGACGTCCGCGCTCGTCAACGCCAACATCGACGGCGAGTCGCTGACCGACCAGGAGCTCGGCTCGTTCTTCATCCTCCTGGTCGTCGCGGGCAACGAGACCACCCGCAACGCGATCGCGCACGGCCTCGACCTGTTCACCCGGCACCCGGACCAGCGCGCGCTGCTGACCGAGGACTTCGAGGCCCGCATGCCCGGCGCCGTCGAGGAGATCGTCCGGTACGTGTCGCCGGTGATCTGGATGCGCCGCACCGCGACCCGCGACACCACGCTGAACGAGCACCAGATCAAGGAGGGCGACAAGCTCGTCCTCTACTACTGGTCGGCCAACCGCGACGAGTCGGTGTTCACCGAGCCGGAGAAGTTCGACATCCTGCGCGACCCCAACCCGCACGTCGGGTTCGGAGGCCCTGGCCCGCACTTCTGCCTCGGCGCGCACCTCGCCCGGCGCGAGATCACCGTGATGTTCCGGCAGCTGCTCCGCCGGATGCCCGAGATCCGCGCGTCCGGGGAGCCCGCCCGCCTGGAGTCGAACTTCATCAACGGCATCAAGCACCTGCCCTACACGTTCTGAGACCGCCCTCCCGGCCGGGCCGTCGCCCCGGCCGGGCCGACCGGCCGTGCCGGGGCGCATGGGCCCGTCCGCCGGGAGCCTCCCCCGGAGACGCGGAGGCCCGGACCCCGGCACGCGCCGGGGTCCGGGCCTCCGGAACGGCGTCAGCGCAGCTCGCGCTTGAGGATCTTGCCGGTGGCGGTCATGGGCAGCTCGTCGCGGAACTCGACGATCCGCGGGTACTTGTAGTTCGCGAACTGCTCCTTGCCCCAGGCGATGAGCTCGTCCTCGGTGATCGTGGCCTCCGGCGTCCGGATCACGAACGCCTTGATCTCCTCGCCGTGCGACGGGTGCTCGACGCCCACGACGGCGGCCAGCGAGACCTCCGGGTGGGTCATCAGGACCTCCTCGATCTCCCGCGGGTAGACGTTGTAGCCGCCGCGGATGATCATGTCCTTGGAGCGGTCGATGATGTAGTAGTAGCCGTCCTCGTCGCGGCGGGCCACGTCACCGGTGCGGAACCAGCCGTCGCGGATCGCCTCGGCGGTCGCCTCGGGCCGGTTGTAGTAGCCCTTCATGATGTTGTGGCCGCGGATGGCGATCTCGCCGGGGCCCTCGCCCTCGATCTCGTTCCAGTCGTCGTCGATCAGCTTCATCTCCACGCCCCAGACGGGCAGGCCGATCGAGCCGGGCTTGGCCGGGCGGTCCGGGCGGTTGAACGAGGCGACCGGCGACGTCTCCGACAGGCCGTAGCCCTCCAGCACGTCCACGTCGAACTTCTTCTTGATCCCCTTGAGGACCTCCATCGGCAGCGCGGAGCCGCCCGACACCGCGACCCGCAGGTTCTCCCTGATCGTCGCGATGTTCTCCTCGGACGTGTCGTCGGTCAGCAGCCCCCAGTACATCGTCGGGACGCCCGCGAAGATGTTCACCTTCTCCTTCACCATGAGGTCGATCGCCTCCTTGGGCTCGAACCTCGGCTGGAAGACGAGCGTCGCGCGCCGGTAGAACCCG
The sequence above is drawn from the Actinomadura hallensis genome and encodes:
- a CDS encoding DUF4192 domain-containing protein, whose translation is MTPLVIRSAQDAIAAVPYLLGFHPSRSLVVIGFDGAAHGTCAVRLDLPAADAAPKVAALLAGNGFARSLVLGYGPADEVGVSAAAMRAALESAGVPAAEAIRVADGRWWSLTCDDDCCPAEGTPYDISGSVLAAQATFAGHVALADRAELVRSVQPLDGPVRAAMRAATERAERQPRGGTGDDLAFVLDLLARRTAPTDDETARLGILLTDLRLRDEAWIRIDEDAPTADIAFWRDILRRVETRYAAAPASLLAFAAYTAGDGGLANVALERALDVDPAYSMAILLREVINAGIPPSKVRLHMTPDQLAAAYNEHRKAS
- a CDS encoding polysaccharide deacetylase family protein yields the protein MSLLRRVSAAVLVAAMFGWLSTLAPHDGVLRLTAAQNKAPAAGSEAPRAGSETPGTGDGASAAESEAPKPKPPPDCTKVKCVALTFDDGPTESTRELLDVLAARDVKATFFLVGRNVEKHPELVRREHREGHELAGHSFTHADLGKSSKKKITSELSRTQDAIRRATGATPDLMRPPYGSTSKQLVKLAREMGMAQVMWTVDPLDWRNRDSDAVERRVVKSVKPGSIVLLHDIHRTTVRAVPGIIDELKAEGYEFVTASELFGGKLTPGKEYRELESGDGQGHP
- a CDS encoding DUF1707 and DUF4870 domain-containing protein produces the protein MNSSHAVGDLRVSDAERESVIERLQDAYAEGRIDHEEFDLRTHLAMTAKTRGDLSGLTADLAPAPWPGGGKGAPWEVQGAPTGEDRMLAAAAHAVAVPTLFVGPLVLMLLSGKRSEYVRRHAAEAVNFQITLLLLTIVTFGIGGVVYAVAWVLSAVAAVYALAGSGRFRYPWILRLVR
- a CDS encoding FAD-binding oxidoreductase, which produces MTELAVKDDHQRAVEALKRSYEAIPAGTPVRLAKRTSNLFRWREPSDAPGLDVSGFNRVLSVDPEERTAQVQGMTTYEDLVDATLPHGLMPTVVPQLKTITLGGAVTGLGIESTSFRDGLPHEAVLEMEVLTGDGRVVVATRDNEHADLFYGFPNSYGTLGYTLRLKIELRPVRPYVRLRHLRFGDAAELSRVMGEITESGEFEGESVDFMDGTVFSAGEQYITLGFFADSAPYTSDYTGQRIYYRSIQERSVDFLTIRDYIWRWDTDWFWCSGAFGVQNPVVRRLWPDRFKRSDVYRKLVAYDRRYHFVARADRWRGLRPREDVIQDIEVPVERLPEFLEFFHDKIGMSPVWLCPLRAKERWPLYPLDVGRPYVNVGFWGTVRLPPGQIPEYHNRLIERKVAALDGHKSLYSTAFYSRDEFWRYYDGETYRRLKGAYDPGERLLDLYDKCVRGR
- a CDS encoding class I SAM-dependent methyltransferase, which produces MTLARVFERLAGAEAPVEFTAYDGSRAGVPGADIRFHVSSPYAVSYLLHSPGALGLARAYVTGMIDVSGDMITALTTMQQVLQEVTTRDKVRILGGVLGDPLLRAAITRRLDPPPQEAPFSRIPSWLRHTKRRDAKAISHHYDVSNTFYEWVLGPSMAYTCACYPREDATLEEAQYNKHDLVAKKLGLKPGMRLLDVGCGWGGMVMHAAKEYGVRALGVTLSKQQAEWAQKAIADRGLSDLAEVRHLDYRDVTETGFDAISSIGLTEHIGKANLPAYFSFLYGKLRKGGRMLNHTITRPDNMAPPRKENGFINRYVFPDGELEGPGYVQTQMNDAGFEIRHQENLREHYARTLTAWCKNLDEHWDEAVAEVGEGTARVWRVYMAGCVLGFNQNWIQLHQTLGVKLHDDGRSNMPLRPDWGP
- a CDS encoding ATP-dependent DNA ligase; the encoded protein is MHIRSPVKPMLAVTVDRIPPPQSCPGGCLYEPKFDGFRAVARVDEEGAVDLWSRRRVRFDDAFPEIVEAVRERIEPGTVVDGEIVRWGEDGRLDFGALQRRHVAGRRRAEYARTEPCHYVVFDVLESGGVDLRPRPLRERRAVLESLLGGDLSAGRVVVTPQTADAEEAELWFDALAALGIEGVMVKDADGPYLEGRRRWRKVKRRITTEAIVGGVTGTPRAPETLILGRYDADGRLRVVARTAPLPPAARTSLAELLHHAGPGHPWPAELPAGFAGGPYGSHPPIRYVRTEPEVVVEFSADAALDDGRWRHAVRFVRVRRDLDPSQVPLFGEPP
- a CDS encoding alpha/beta fold hydrolase translates to MSDITTGSVTANGLDFGYLEAGPADGPLALLLHGFPDSAHTWRHLMPELAAAGYRAVAPFMRGYAPTSVPEDGAYQAGALAADAVALHDALGGGPDAVVIGHDWGAFATYGAANAAPQRWRRVVALSVPPISVMTTAFFDYEQLKRSFYIFVFQTPLAEAALNRAFVEGLWRDWSPDDGRDRSQDVDRVMECLAAPENVSAAIGYYRAMLDPSRLVERYAAEQEATAKVGEKPVLYLHGSDDGCLGADVVAPGGDLGAVEAALPPGSRAHLVPGAGHFLHLDRPQDVNGLILDWLK
- a CDS encoding cytochrome P450; the encoded protein is MLKVEDINLTDWDFWRQPHDYRHEAFKALRRHSELVLFEEPDIVIMPKGPGYYALTRHADIVEASRRPQDFCSGKGAISIPDMPGDMHEFFGSMISMDDPRHAKIRRIVSRAFSPRMIQRFEDKVEAVAAEIVENVAAGRGSGDFVSDVAARLPLKIICDMMGIDERHYQTVLDATNVILAGNDAEFIPTQDPEQTAMALLSAGETLKGLVEELGRQRRTDPTDDLTSALVNANIDGESLTDQELGSFFILLVVAGNETTRNAIAHGLDLFTRHPDQRALLTEDFEARMPGAVEEIVRYVSPVIWMRRTATRDTTLNEHQIKEGDKLVLYYWSANRDESVFTEPEKFDILRDPNPHVGFGGPGPHFCLGAHLARREITVMFRQLLRRMPEIRASGEPARLESNFINGIKHLPYTF
- a CDS encoding long-chain-fatty-acid--CoA ligase is translated as MLNLSVLLEDAARETPDREAVVFGDLRLSYSFIDSVANQVANLLRSRGIGHGDKVALSCPNLPYFPMVYFGALKAGAVVVPLNVLLKPREIAYHLTDSDAKALFCFEGTPELPLGESGYAGFQQAEGCEHFFLLPANPSAAESPIEGAELFWAALGDQPNTFDPVSTGPDDTAVIIYTSGTTGQPKGAELSHSNLLTNAMVSDTLFERTLHDTSLVTLPLFHIFGQTCVMNVGFYRRATLVFQPRFEPKEAIDLMVKEKVNIFAGVPTMYWGLLTDDTSEENIATIRENLRVAVSGGSALPMEVLKGIKKKFDVDVLEGYGLSETSPVASFNRPDRPAKPGSIGLPVWGVEMKLIDDDWNEIEGEGPGEIAIRGHNIMKGYYNRPEATAEAIRDGWFRTGDVARRDEDGYYYIIDRSKDMIIRGGYNVYPREIEEVLMTHPEVSLAAVVGVEHPSHGEEIKAFVIRTPEATITEDELIAWGKEQFANYKYPRIVEFRDELPMTATGKILKRELR